One Deinococcus fonticola genomic region harbors:
- a CDS encoding AAA family ATPase, whose protein sequence is MALKIIDLTAQLRHIEFLVPGLIPAGYITIGASREGIGKTMIFSGLAWQMTRPAGRGEFLGQPVPHGPVIYLNTDAADGEARSVRHWLEQHRNTYPDGDMNGVTVLESTGAGLTIEEFTELLNMAKEMGARCVIIDSFMGTFPGIDGNKLQDALRPMFALRDFAAQTGAAVIVLDHLPKKGANEKEGDRGVMGSTGKGAQARAIHLLTRVPPRDVEGREVLRWEVRKNSFAKSGHALGIEVERLEDTEGRVYGVNLNPCELPEEPEGRDTRSDRAKAAVIALLSERAGQSVPHGELLAVAIKGGNVKERSAQQAVREALGNLGGLVREVRMGGRGAPRAYVYGAEVQPEPASPDDVPLIVEEPKSEKISHLKEQDSKPEEVLTW, encoded by the coding sequence GTGGCCCTGAAAATCATTGACCTTACCGCCCAACTCCGACACATTGAATTCCTTGTGCCGGGCCTGATCCCCGCCGGTTACATCACAATTGGGGCATCGAGGGAAGGAATCGGGAAAACCATGATCTTCTCTGGCCTGGCGTGGCAGATGACGCGGCCGGCAGGACGCGGGGAATTCCTGGGGCAACCTGTCCCGCACGGGCCTGTTATTTACCTGAACACGGACGCGGCAGACGGTGAAGCGCGTTCCGTGCGTCACTGGCTGGAACAGCACCGCAACACGTACCCGGACGGGGACATGAACGGCGTGACGGTGCTGGAGAGTACGGGCGCGGGCCTGACCATCGAGGAATTCACGGAACTCCTGAACATGGCAAAAGAGATGGGGGCGCGGTGCGTCATCATTGACAGCTTCATGGGCACCTTTCCCGGAATTGACGGGAACAAACTTCAGGACGCCCTACGGCCCATGTTTGCCCTGCGAGACTTTGCGGCGCAGACGGGTGCGGCGGTGATCGTGCTGGATCACTTGCCTAAGAAGGGCGCTAACGAGAAAGAAGGGGATCGTGGGGTGATGGGCAGCACCGGCAAGGGCGCACAGGCCCGCGCTATTCACCTGCTGACCCGTGTTCCCCCGCGTGACGTGGAAGGGCGCGAGGTATTGCGCTGGGAAGTCAGGAAGAACAGTTTTGCAAAGTCTGGCCACGCCTTGGGCATCGAGGTAGAACGCCTGGAAGATACAGAAGGGCGCGTGTACGGCGTCAATCTGAATCCCTGCGAACTGCCAGAGGAACCGGAGGGCCGGGACACCCGCTCAGACCGTGCTAAGGCCGCTGTCATCGCGCTACTGAGTGAACGTGCCGGGCAGTCTGTCCCTCACGGTGAGCTGCTGGCCGTGGCGATCAAAGGCGGGAACGTGAAGGAACGCAGCGCACAGCAGGCCGTCCGGGAAGCCCTGGGCAACCTGGGCGGGCTGGTGCGTGAAGTCAGGATGGGCGGGCGCGGTGCCCCACGGGCTTACGTGTACGGCGCAGAAGTCCAGCCGGAACCCGCGTCACCGGATGACGTGCCGCTGATCGTCGAGGAACCCAAAAGCGAAAAAATTTCGCATTTGAAGGAACAGGATTCAAAACCTGAAGAGGTGCTGACGTGGTAA